In the genome of Verrucomicrobium sp., one region contains:
- the ispG gene encoding (E)-4-hydroxy-3-methylbut-2-enyl-diphosphate synthase, producing MKHCENPYQTHRRSSREVLVGGVGFGGKNPIRVQSMITCDTMDTEKSVAQTAQLAKAGCTLVRITAPTVKDAANLGPIIQKLRAAGVTVPIVADIHFKPEAAMEAAKWVDKVRINPGNFADKKKFNVREYTDAEYAEEIVRIEEAFVPLLDLCKQRKIALRIGTNHGSLSDRLMNRYGDSPHGMVESALEYARIARKHGFHDFVFSMKSSNPKVMIEAYRLLVATLAKLGPDWNYPIHLGVTEAGDGEDGRIKSAIGIGALLADGIGDTLRVSLTEDSIHEIPVGQALVRFAGRMAQYPAPPAAPALSFDPFVYGRRASQTASVSGCNVGGTEPVRVAVTEKNYQLLVSANPTFGDVAPEFTYEKSGAIEVDLADEQAFAYLAKETQPRLVTVKDGTACSPIAAFRFLAAKIPAHHPILLKDTFTPPAEGSQPEPLDAMLNAAAQIGALLCDGIGDAILVRGEPGAGGALRLSYNILQASGNRIFKTDYVACPSCGRTLFDLQSTTANIRAATNHLKGVKIAIMGCIVNGPGEMADADFGYVGGAPGKINLYVGKTAVKFNIPEGEAVNRLVDLIREHGKWVDAPETAGASAN from the coding sequence ATGAAACATTGCGAGAATCCCTACCAGACCCACCGCCGTAGCAGCCGCGAAGTCCTCGTCGGAGGCGTCGGCTTCGGCGGAAAGAACCCGATCCGCGTCCAGTCGATGATCACCTGCGACACCATGGACACGGAAAAGTCGGTCGCGCAGACCGCGCAGCTGGCCAAGGCGGGCTGCACCCTGGTCCGCATCACCGCCCCCACCGTCAAGGACGCCGCCAACCTGGGCCCCATCATCCAGAAGCTCCGCGCGGCGGGCGTCACCGTCCCCATCGTGGCCGACATCCACTTCAAGCCGGAAGCGGCCATGGAAGCGGCCAAGTGGGTCGACAAGGTCCGCATCAATCCCGGCAACTTCGCCGACAAGAAGAAATTCAACGTCCGCGAGTACACCGACGCGGAATACGCGGAGGAAATCGTCCGCATCGAGGAGGCCTTCGTCCCCCTCCTGGACCTCTGCAAGCAGCGGAAAATCGCCCTGCGCATCGGCACCAACCACGGCTCCCTTTCCGACCGCCTCATGAACCGCTACGGCGACTCCCCGCACGGCATGGTGGAGAGCGCCCTGGAATACGCCCGCATCGCGCGCAAGCACGGCTTCCATGACTTCGTCTTCTCGATGAAGTCCTCCAACCCCAAGGTGATGATCGAGGCCTACCGCCTCCTCGTCGCCACGCTGGCCAAGCTGGGCCCCGACTGGAACTACCCCATCCACCTGGGCGTGACCGAGGCGGGCGACGGCGAGGACGGCCGCATCAAGAGCGCCATCGGCATCGGCGCGCTCCTGGCCGACGGCATCGGCGACACCCTGCGCGTCTCCCTGACGGAAGACAGCATTCATGAGATCCCCGTCGGGCAGGCCCTGGTCCGCTTTGCCGGCCGCATGGCGCAGTATCCCGCGCCGCCGGCCGCTCCCGCGCTCTCCTTCGATCCCTTCGTCTACGGGCGCCGCGCCAGCCAGACGGCCTCCGTCAGCGGCTGCAACGTCGGCGGCACGGAGCCGGTCCGCGTCGCGGTGACGGAGAAAAACTACCAGCTCCTGGTTTCCGCCAACCCCACCTTCGGCGACGTCGCGCCGGAGTTCACCTACGAGAAGAGCGGCGCGATCGAGGTCGACCTGGCCGACGAGCAGGCCTTCGCCTACCTGGCCAAGGAGACCCAGCCCCGCCTGGTCACCGTCAAGGACGGCACCGCCTGCTCCCCCATCGCCGCCTTCCGCTTCCTGGCGGCGAAGATCCCGGCCCACCACCCCATCCTCCTCAAGGACACCTTCACGCCCCCGGCGGAAGGGAGCCAGCCGGAGCCCCTGGACGCCATGCTCAACGCGGCGGCCCAGATCGGGGCGCTGCTGTGCGACGGCATCGGCGACGCCATCCTGGTCCGGGGCGAGCCCGGCGCGGGCGGCGCGCTGCGCCTCTCCTACAACATCCTGCAGGCCTCCGGGAACCGCATCTTCAAGACCGACTACGTCGCCTGCCCGTCCTGCGGCCGCACCCTCTTCGACCTCCAGTCGACGACGGCGAACATCCGCGCGGCGACGAACCACCTCAAGGGCGTGAAGATCGCCATCATGGGCTGCATCGTCAACGGCCCGGGCGAGATGGCCGACGCCGACTTCGGCTACGTCGGCGGCGCGCCGGGGAAGATCAACCTCTACGTGGGCAAGACCGCGGTGAAGTTCAACATCCCCGAGGGCGAGGCCGTCAACCGCCTGGTCGACCTGATCCGCGAGCACGGCAAGTGGGTCGACGCGCCGGAAACGGCGGGTGCTTCCGCCAACTAA
- a CDS encoding type I 3-dehydroquinate dehydratase, which translates to MKPLDFSAPRVVGTVVTGAGLAKLARPPQGIGLVEVRADALLQDGLLLAEILHALRRRKVPVLLTCRIPEEGGLYAWERGERKETLRHLLPHAEAFDLELASLPSLKAEAAAARQAGKKLVLSVHSLAEAPSPAALRRWAAALRKARPDVAKIAAKAETAAHLRALARLFLEESERPGPAWAVMGTGPQAAASRIALGALGTALRYGYLDKPAAPNQPSAASLVD; encoded by the coding sequence ATGAAGCCGCTCGACTTCTCCGCGCCGCGCGTCGTCGGCACCGTCGTCACCGGCGCGGGCCTGGCCAAGCTGGCCCGGCCGCCGCAGGGCATCGGGCTGGTAGAGGTGCGCGCCGACGCGCTCCTGCAGGACGGCCTCCTCCTGGCGGAAATCCTCCACGCCCTGCGCCGCCGTAAAGTCCCCGTCCTCCTCACCTGCCGCATCCCGGAGGAAGGCGGCCTTTACGCGTGGGAAAGAGGGGAGCGGAAGGAGACCCTGCGCCACCTCCTGCCGCACGCCGAGGCCTTCGACCTGGAGCTGGCCTCCCTTCCCTCCCTCAAAGCGGAGGCCGCCGCAGCCCGCCAGGCGGGCAAGAAACTGGTCCTCTCCGTCCATTCCCTTGCCGAAGCCCCCTCCCCCGCCGCGCTCCGCCGCTGGGCCGCCGCTCTGCGGAAGGCCCGGCCCGACGTGGCGAAGATCGCGGCGAAGGCGGAGACCGCCGCCCACCTGCGCGCGCTGGCGCGGCTCTTTTTAGAGGAAAGCGAGCGTCCCGGCCCGGCCTGGGCGGTGATGGGGACGGGGCCGCAGGCGGCGGCCTCCCGCATCGCCCTGGGCGCGCTGGGCACGGCCCTGCGCTACGGCTACCTGGACAAGCCCGCCGCGCCGAACCAGCCGAGCGCGGCTTCGCTCGTCGATTAA
- a CDS encoding LON peptidase substrate-binding domain-containing protein, which produces MKLPSQVGVMTLPNAILFPQALLPLYIFEPRYRELLTQSLEDQRMFAVALTDAKERPREIGGVGLIRACVHNKDGTSNLVLQGLSRVRFTRFSQAAPYFVGDIEPLTSNTVEEDDVEADALVAKIIEMVGLSQGKDENVPPWMVQFMNELKDFDILSDLVTYTFIDDIPTKQALLEELDVKKRLQKVLRSLRRQNPGDGFPFSA; this is translated from the coding sequence ATGAAGCTCCCCTCTCAGGTGGGGGTCATGACCCTGCCGAACGCCATCCTGTTCCCCCAGGCGCTGCTTCCCCTCTACATTTTCGAGCCCCGCTACCGGGAACTGCTGACGCAATCCCTGGAGGACCAGCGGATGTTCGCGGTGGCCCTCACGGACGCGAAGGAGCGGCCCCGGGAGATCGGCGGCGTGGGCCTGATCCGCGCCTGCGTCCACAACAAGGACGGCACCTCCAACCTGGTGTTGCAGGGCCTTTCCCGCGTCCGCTTCACCCGCTTTTCCCAGGCCGCGCCCTACTTCGTGGGCGACATCGAGCCGCTCACCTCCAACACCGTGGAGGAGGACGACGTGGAGGCCGACGCCCTCGTCGCCAAGATCATCGAGATGGTCGGCCTCAGCCAGGGCAAGGACGAGAACGTCCCCCCCTGGATGGTCCAGTTCATGAACGAGCTGAAGGACTTCGACATCCTCTCCGACCTGGTGACCTACACCTTCATCGACGACATCCCGACGAAGCAGGCCCTCCTGGAAGAGCTGGACGTGAAGAAGCGGCTGCAAAAAGTCCTCCGCAGCCTGCGCCGCCAGAACCCCGGGGACGGCTTTCCCTTCAGCGCATGA
- a CDS encoding rod shape-determining protein, which produces MFKSISSFFNNDIGIDLGTANTLVYVKDRGIVLREPSVVAVQQGTKKVLAVGDEAKRMLGRTPGNIIAVRPLKDGVIADFEITEAMLNAFINKVQNRLKLRRPRVVIAVPSGITEVEKRAVQDSARHAGAREVHLIEEPMAAAIGVGLPVQEAAGNMIVDIGGGTTEVAIISLAGIVYSRSVRVAGDELDESIINYMRRAYNLMIGERTAEEIKIKVGSAYPPEKETTMEVRGRDLVAGLPKTLTITSQEVREALMEPVSVIIESVRITLERCPPELSADLVERGIVLAGGGALLRGLDRLLAEETGLPVHVAEDPLSAVAEGTGKVLEEFRYLRKISEGDHS; this is translated from the coding sequence ATGTTCAAATCCATCTCGAGTTTTTTTAACAACGACATCGGCATCGACCTGGGGACGGCCAACACCCTCGTCTATGTGAAGGACCGGGGCATCGTCCTGCGGGAGCCTTCCGTCGTCGCCGTACAGCAGGGGACCAAGAAAGTCCTGGCCGTGGGCGACGAGGCCAAGCGGATGCTGGGCCGCACCCCGGGCAACATCATCGCCGTCCGCCCCCTGAAGGACGGAGTCATCGCCGACTTCGAGATCACGGAGGCGATGCTCAACGCCTTCATCAACAAGGTGCAGAACCGCCTGAAGCTGCGCCGCCCGCGCGTCGTCATCGCGGTGCCCAGCGGCATCACGGAGGTGGAGAAGCGCGCCGTGCAGGACTCCGCGCGCCACGCCGGGGCCCGGGAAGTCCACCTGATCGAGGAGCCCATGGCGGCGGCGATCGGCGTCGGCCTGCCGGTGCAGGAAGCGGCGGGCAACATGATCGTCGACATCGGCGGCGGCACCACGGAGGTGGCCATCATCTCCCTGGCCGGCATCGTCTACAGCCGCAGCGTCCGCGTGGCGGGCGACGAGCTGGACGAGAGCATCATCAACTACATGCGCCGCGCCTATAACCTGATGATCGGCGAGCGCACGGCCGAAGAGATCAAGATCAAGGTCGGCTCCGCCTACCCGCCGGAGAAGGAAACCACCATGGAAGTCCGCGGCCGCGACCTGGTGGCCGGCCTGCCCAAGACCCTGACCATCACTTCCCAGGAAGTGCGCGAGGCCCTCATGGAGCCCGTCTCCGTCATCATCGAGTCCGTCCGCATCACCCTGGAGCGCTGCCCTCCCGAGCTGTCCGCCGACTTGGTCGAGCGCGGCATCGTGCTGGCCGGCGGCGGGGCCCTCCTGCGCGGCCTGGACCGCCTCCTGGCGGAAGAGACCGGCCTGCCCGTCCACGTGGCGGAGGATCCCCTGAGCGCCGTCGCGGAAGGAACCGGCAAGGTGCTGGAGGAATTCCGGTACCTGCGCAAGATCTCCGAGGGAGACCATTCCTAA
- a CDS encoding rod shape-determining protein MreC, with the protein MHQRLNVLLPAAVALLIAVVLVLPQNWKTELRGLLLDVFSPAIRLYDRERHFYEQVRGGFTSLDHAQKEAARLRQENAALLTENNVLRDLRAENGRLREMLGFKKGSQYSLLACRVVSRDPSNWWNTVIVNRGWTDNERLTSDLPVVTPRGVVG; encoded by the coding sequence ATGCACCAGCGCCTGAACGTCCTCCTGCCTGCGGCGGTGGCGCTGCTCATCGCCGTCGTCCTGGTTCTGCCGCAGAACTGGAAGACGGAGCTGCGCGGCCTGCTGCTGGACGTCTTCTCCCCGGCCATCCGGCTTTACGACCGGGAACGCCACTTCTACGAGCAGGTGCGCGGCGGCTTCACCTCCCTGGACCACGCGCAGAAGGAAGCGGCGCGCCTGCGGCAGGAGAACGCCGCCCTCCTGACGGAGAACAACGTCCTGCGCGACCTGCGCGCGGAGAACGGCCGCCTGCGGGAGATGCTCGGCTTCAAGAAGGGCTCGCAATACTCCCTCCTGGCCTGCCGCGTGGTGAGCCGCGATCCCTCCAACTGGTGGAACACCGTCATCGTCAACCGCGGCTGGACGGACAACGAGCGCCTCACCTCCGACCTGCCCGTGGTCACCCCGCGCGGCGTGGTGGGGTAA
- a CDS encoding rod shape-determining protein MreC, giving the protein MTEVILMINQNCKISATVENSHNQGVVVGMGAPAEGSPRVRMDFLPRSAQLAIGERVFTSGLGGVFPPGLFLGTIIEAPPLNAGRNFGLYREAVIDPALDLTSLDELFIILPN; this is encoded by the coding sequence GTGACGGAGGTGATCCTGATGATCAACCAGAACTGCAAGATCTCCGCCACGGTGGAAAATTCCCACAACCAGGGCGTCGTCGTGGGCATGGGCGCCCCGGCGGAAGGCAGCCCGCGCGTGCGCATGGACTTCCTGCCGCGCAGCGCGCAGCTGGCCATCGGGGAGCGCGTCTTTACCAGCGGCCTGGGCGGGGTGTTCCCGCCGGGCCTGTTCCTAGGCACCATCATCGAGGCCCCGCCGCTCAACGCGGGGCGCAACTTCGGACTCTACCGGGAGGCGGTCATCGACCCCGCGCTCGACCTCACCTCCCTGGACGAGCTCTTCATCATCCTGCCGAACTAG
- the mreD gene encoding rod shape-determining protein MreD → MLLLLFLCGAGAILLQMIVPKLPLVEIHPFLVALPVLYAAMRLKGGGPLALALGLGLVIDLLSPQKLGTGGFVLCLVVGIAWSQRENLPFDHWGSVAFLALVATFGALIADYALFCWESGTRDWRFILWVRLAWVAVLNAVLAVPFFVLCDLFLSLRRRGDEEDYAL, encoded by the coding sequence ATGTTGCTCTTACTCTTCCTCTGCGGGGCGGGGGCCATCCTTCTTCAGATGATCGTGCCGAAGCTCCCCTTGGTGGAGATCCACCCCTTCCTCGTCGCCCTGCCGGTCCTCTACGCCGCCATGCGGCTGAAGGGAGGCGGCCCCCTGGCGCTGGCGCTGGGCCTCGGCCTCGTCATCGACCTTCTCTCCCCGCAGAAGCTGGGAACGGGCGGCTTCGTCCTCTGCCTGGTCGTCGGCATCGCCTGGAGCCAGCGGGAGAACCTGCCCTTCGACCACTGGGGCTCGGTCGCCTTCCTGGCGCTGGTGGCCACCTTCGGCGCGCTCATCGCCGACTACGCCCTCTTCTGCTGGGAGTCGGGCACGCGGGACTGGCGCTTCATCCTCTGGGTCCGCCTGGCCTGGGTGGCGGTGCTCAACGCCGTCTTGGCCGTGCCCTTCTTCGTCCTGTGCGACCTTTTCCTGAGCCTGCGCCGGAGAGGCGACGAGGAGGACTATGCTCTTTGA
- the mrdA gene encoding penicillin-binding protein 2 yields the protein MLFEPFSVPRSRFYVLAILCVAGTMTLLVRLWNVQVSHGQSYTDRLRDQTTVAVRLSPARGAILDRNGVPLAENRASFDIDFYLDELVRNYSQEHRGRLPRIEITRKTGKKTTVRREVDICKIVRNYLEPISRSLGFPIQLDEAALRRHYAQSPTVPFPYKTDLNFTTLSQFSERNLGVPGIQIAVRPVRHYDYGAFASHILGYVGDVEEVDGTPQDGQPESVGKHGVEKVYDAQLQGQPGGRILQINYRGYIEKEEGFTPPVMGKSLNLTLDARVQYIVEQALRRQGRAAAVVMDPWTGDILAMASVPSFDPNDFIPRITTEKWKTLRNDPTTPLLNRAVSAYAPGSTFKVLVSMAALEKGTITPNTVLFCPAVYVVDGHPFHDDVDYDRGNITLHDALRVSCDTYFYQVGIRTGIDQIHDVAIGQAGLGEPTGFPLPEDKGLIPDPAWLKATYPKERWTQAYTANVSIGQGAVLASPLQMASFMCAVANGGTLYYPRLIKGVTDGDGAEVISVPTRVHHMLDVRPSDLAAIRQGLVEVVKAGTATTVQLPDVTVAGKTGTAQFNQRLNGSLVKDLRTWFYCYAPFEQPRYVVCVMVEGGVAGGVTAGPIVHDILQALFTMDKTGKAPTLTYLTPAIGNFSGVSQYR from the coding sequence ATGCTCTTTGAGCCGTTCTCCGTTCCCCGGAGCCGCTTCTACGTCCTGGCCATCCTTTGCGTGGCGGGGACGATGACGCTCCTCGTCCGCCTCTGGAACGTGCAGGTCTCCCACGGCCAATCCTATACGGACCGCCTGCGGGACCAGACCACGGTGGCCGTCCGCCTCTCCCCGGCGCGCGGCGCCATCCTGGACCGCAACGGCGTTCCCCTGGCGGAGAACCGCGCCAGCTTCGACATCGATTTCTACCTGGACGAGCTGGTCCGCAACTACTCCCAGGAGCACCGGGGCCGCCTGCCGCGCATCGAGATCACGCGCAAGACGGGGAAGAAGACCACGGTCCGCCGGGAGGTCGACATCTGCAAGATCGTCCGCAACTACCTGGAGCCGATCTCCCGCAGCCTCGGCTTCCCCATCCAGCTGGACGAGGCGGCCCTCCGCCGCCACTACGCCCAGTCCCCCACCGTCCCGTTCCCCTACAAGACGGACCTCAACTTCACCACCCTCTCCCAGTTTTCCGAGCGCAACCTGGGCGTGCCCGGTATCCAGATCGCCGTGCGCCCCGTGCGCCATTACGACTACGGCGCCTTCGCCTCCCACATCCTCGGCTACGTGGGGGACGTGGAGGAGGTCGACGGGACGCCGCAGGACGGCCAGCCGGAGAGCGTCGGCAAGCACGGCGTGGAGAAAGTCTACGACGCCCAGCTCCAGGGCCAGCCCGGCGGGCGCATCCTGCAGATCAACTACCGCGGCTACATCGAGAAGGAGGAAGGCTTCACCCCGCCGGTCATGGGCAAGTCGCTCAACCTGACCCTCGACGCCCGCGTCCAATACATCGTCGAGCAGGCGCTGCGCCGCCAGGGGCGCGCCGCCGCCGTCGTCATGGACCCGTGGACCGGGGACATCCTGGCCATGGCCTCCGTGCCCAGCTTCGATCCCAACGACTTCATCCCCCGCATCACCACGGAGAAGTGGAAGACCCTCCGCAACGATCCCACCACGCCGCTCCTCAATCGCGCCGTCTCCGCCTACGCCCCGGGCTCCACCTTCAAGGTCCTGGTCAGCATGGCCGCGCTGGAGAAGGGGACCATCACGCCGAACACCGTCCTTTTCTGCCCGGCGGTCTACGTCGTCGACGGCCACCCGTTCCACGACGACGTCGATTACGACCGCGGCAACATCACCCTGCACGACGCGCTGCGCGTCTCCTGCGACACCTACTTTTACCAGGTCGGCATCCGCACCGGCATCGACCAGATCCACGACGTGGCCATAGGCCAGGCCGGCCTGGGCGAGCCGACCGGCTTCCCCCTGCCGGAGGACAAGGGCCTCATCCCCGATCCGGCCTGGCTGAAGGCGACGTATCCCAAGGAACGCTGGACCCAGGCCTATACGGCCAACGTCTCCATCGGCCAGGGCGCGGTGCTGGCCTCCCCCCTGCAGATGGCCTCCTTCATGTGCGCGGTGGCCAACGGCGGCACCCTTTATTATCCGCGCCTCATCAAGGGCGTGACCGACGGCGACGGGGCGGAAGTCATCTCCGTTCCCACCCGCGTCCACCACATGCTCGACGTCCGCCCCTCCGACCTGGCCGCCATCCGCCAGGGCCTCGTGGAAGTCGTCAAGGCGGGCACCGCCACCACCGTCCAGCTGCCGGACGTCACCGTGGCGGGAAAGACCGGCACCGCCCAGTTCAACCAGCGGCTCAACGGCTCCCTGGTGAAGGACCTCCGCACCTGGTTCTACTGCTACGCCCCCTTCGAGCAGCCGCGCTACGTCGTCTGCGTCATGGTGGAAGGCGGCGTCGCCGGCGGCGTCACCGCCGGCCCGATCGTGCACGACATTCTCCAGGCCCTCTTCACCATGGATAAGACGGGCAAGGCCCCCACGCTCACCTACCTGACCCCGGCCATCGGCAACTTCAGCGGCGTCTCCCAATACCGATGA
- the rodA gene encoding rod shape-determining protein RodA has translation MRTLLLKLGRLHWPLLFLTLALCVASVFFVYSATYFSEGNEFHNAWLSQIFWLGVGLGVFFVIALVDYHFWIEQGPLFFAGVFALLLAVLAIGIRVYGAKRWISLGPIGLQPSELEKLSFILMLAWLLCRVRERGFKLCLLVGGLIMLPAGLILLQPDLGSASVLFPVALAMLYVAGLKKRYLLLPLLAVVAVVLYTYIGVHKLGWTIPGLKPYQMARIRTFYDPSLDPLNRGWTINQSLIAIGSGGFEGKGYLKGTQNMLGFLPRNISYTDFIFAVVGEDWGFRGAGLVIAALSALILLSVHVAHEAEDNAGALLATGVAAMLFTHFFVNVGMTIKVVPITGIPLPFISYGGTFMVICLASVGMVQSVWIHRRMRSD, from the coding sequence ATGAGAACCCTCCTCCTCAAGCTGGGCCGCCTCCACTGGCCCCTCCTCTTCCTCACCCTGGCCCTTTGCGTCGCCAGCGTCTTCTTCGTCTACAGCGCCACCTATTTTTCCGAGGGGAACGAATTCCACAACGCCTGGCTCTCCCAGATCTTTTGGCTCGGCGTCGGGCTGGGGGTCTTCTTCGTCATCGCCCTGGTCGACTACCATTTCTGGATCGAGCAGGGGCCGCTCTTCTTCGCCGGGGTCTTCGCCCTTCTCCTGGCCGTGCTGGCCATCGGCATCCGCGTCTACGGGGCCAAGCGGTGGATCAGCCTCGGTCCCATCGGCCTCCAGCCCTCGGAGCTGGAGAAGCTCTCCTTCATCCTCATGCTCGCCTGGCTCCTCTGCCGCGTGCGGGAACGGGGCTTCAAGCTCTGCCTGCTCGTCGGCGGCCTCATCATGCTCCCGGCGGGGCTCATCCTCCTCCAGCCGGACCTCGGCTCGGCCTCCGTCCTCTTCCCCGTCGCCCTGGCCATGCTCTACGTGGCGGGGCTCAAGAAGCGCTACCTCCTCCTGCCGCTCCTGGCCGTCGTGGCGGTGGTGCTCTACACCTACATCGGCGTGCACAAGCTGGGCTGGACCATCCCGGGCCTAAAGCCCTACCAGATGGCGCGCATCCGCACCTTCTACGATCCCAGCCTTGATCCCCTTAACCGCGGCTGGACGATCAACCAGTCCCTCATCGCCATCGGCTCCGGCGGGTTCGAGGGGAAGGGCTACCTGAAGGGGACCCAGAACATGCTCGGCTTCCTGCCCCGGAACATCTCCTACACCGATTTCATCTTCGCCGTCGTCGGGGAGGACTGGGGCTTCCGCGGCGCCGGGCTGGTCATCGCGGCCCTTTCCGCGCTCATCCTCCTTTCCGTCCACGTCGCCCACGAGGCGGAGGACAACGCCGGGGCCCTCCTGGCCACCGGCGTCGCCGCCATGCTCTTCACCCACTTTTTCGTGAACGTGGGCATGACCATCAAGGTCGTGCCCATCACCGGTATCCCACTGCCCTTCATCAGCTATGGAGGCACCTTCATGGTCATTTGCCTGGCTTCGGTCGGCATGGTGCAGAGCGTCTGGATCCACCGGCGGATGCGTTCCGATTAA
- a CDS encoding Rne/Rng family ribonuclease, with translation MILGKLRDMLGIKKQGDEKEIIISCERLERRVALLEGGRLEEFAIERDGDRQISGNIYKGRVRNLESGLKAMFVDIGIDKNAFLHYWDAIPAALDSSVETIERGGKKAKQQQKQKKRRITADDIPKLYPPGSDVIVQVTKGPIGTKGPRITTNISLAGRYLVLMPFTDQFGISRKIESQKERQRLRKILEELDVPEGMGVIIRTVGEGQRSRFFVRDLAVLLDQWKRVDQKLQSAQAPALLLAEPDLIERTVRDFLTDEIDRIVVDNQDAATRIGELIGPISKRSQRKVRYYNEPTPIFERFNVDKQIDGAFRRQVWLPCGGYLVIDETEALVAIDVNTGRNKGTGGKGDQAKTILQTNLEAAEEVARQLRLRNIGGLVIIDFIDMKDRRDQQAVTAKLKEHVRRDKAKTNILPISSLGLLEMTRQRVQESISRSLYIECPHCSGRGLIKSPETMSVEIQRAIIRTLRLQPDVHELRIHVPLSVMERLKNEDEQLLIELERRFQGRLTFRPDPKLPQDQFKLVNAATEEEIGQKPEPAPTQAERGQRRDRRERRGREEREEE, from the coding sequence ATGATCCTCGGAAAACTTCGCGACATGCTCGGCATCAAGAAACAGGGTGACGAGAAGGAGATCATCATCAGCTGCGAGCGCCTGGAGCGCCGCGTCGCCCTCCTGGAGGGGGGCCGCCTGGAGGAATTCGCCATCGAGCGCGACGGCGACCGCCAGATCTCCGGCAACATCTACAAGGGCCGCGTCCGCAACCTGGAGTCCGGCCTCAAGGCCATGTTCGTCGACATCGGCATCGACAAGAACGCCTTCCTCCACTACTGGGACGCCATTCCGGCGGCCCTCGACTCCAGCGTCGAGACCATCGAGCGCGGCGGCAAGAAGGCCAAGCAGCAGCAGAAGCAGAAAAAGCGCCGCATCACCGCCGACGACATCCCGAAGCTCTACCCGCCCGGCTCCGACGTCATTGTCCAGGTGACCAAGGGCCCCATCGGCACCAAGGGCCCCCGCATCACCACCAACATCAGCCTGGCCGGGCGCTACCTGGTCCTCATGCCCTTCACCGACCAGTTCGGCATCTCCCGCAAGATCGAGAGCCAGAAGGAGCGCCAGCGCCTGCGCAAGATCCTGGAGGAGCTCGACGTGCCGGAGGGCATGGGCGTCATCATCCGCACCGTGGGGGAGGGGCAGCGCTCCCGCTTCTTCGTGCGGGACCTGGCCGTCCTCCTGGACCAGTGGAAGCGCGTCGACCAGAAGCTGCAGAGCGCCCAGGCGCCCGCCCTCCTCCTGGCGGAGCCCGACCTGATCGAGCGCACCGTGCGCGACTTCCTGACCGACGAGATCGACCGCATCGTCGTCGACAACCAGGACGCCGCCACCCGGATCGGGGAGCTGATCGGGCCCATCTCCAAGCGCTCCCAGCGGAAGGTCCGCTACTACAACGAGCCGACGCCCATCTTCGAGCGCTTCAACGTCGACAAGCAGATCGACGGCGCCTTCCGCCGCCAGGTCTGGCTGCCGTGCGGCGGCTACCTGGTCATCGACGAGACGGAGGCCCTGGTGGCCATCGACGTCAACACCGGCCGCAACAAGGGCACCGGCGGGAAGGGGGACCAGGCCAAGACCATCCTCCAGACCAACCTGGAGGCGGCGGAGGAAGTCGCCCGCCAGCTCCGCCTGCGGAACATCGGCGGCCTGGTCATCATCGACTTCATCGACATGAAGGACCGGCGCGACCAGCAGGCCGTCACCGCCAAGCTCAAGGAGCACGTCCGCCGGGACAAGGCCAAGACCAACATCCTGCCCATCTCCAGCCTGGGCCTTTTGGAGATGACCCGCCAGCGCGTGCAGGAGAGCATCAGCCGCTCCCTCTACATCGAGTGCCCGCACTGCAGCGGCCGGGGCCTCATCAAAAGCCCGGAAACCATGAGCGTGGAGATCCAGCGCGCCATCATCCGCACCCTGCGCCTCCAGCCGGACGTGCACGAACTGCGCATCCACGTTCCGCTCTCCGTCATGGAGCGGCTGAAGAACGAGGACGAGCAGCTCCTCATCGAGCTGGAGCGCCGCTTCCAGGGCCGCCTGACCTTCCGCCCGGACCCGAAGCTGCCGCAGGACCAGTTCAAGCTGGTCAACGCCGCCACGGAGGAGGAAATCGGCCAGAAGCCGGAGCCCGCCCCCACCCAGGCGGAGCGCGGCCAGCGCCGCGACCGGCGCGAGCGCCGCGGCCGCGAAGAGCGCGAGGAAGAGTAG